A genomic stretch from Argiope bruennichi chromosome 2, qqArgBrue1.1, whole genome shotgun sequence includes:
- the LOC129956039 gene encoding 2-amino-3-ketobutyrate coenzyme A ligase, mitochondrial-like, with protein sequence MYRSVINKLFLEAENACKIYSQKCSAWAATKVLIDSQLDGIKEAKTYKSERIIVSKQAAHIKVKGDTRSVINFCANNYLGLSSDPDIIEAGKKALDEYGAGLSSVRFICGTQDLHKQMEKKIAQFHGREDCIIYPSCFDANAGLFEAFLTSEDAVLSDELNHASIIDGIRLCKAQKYRYRHRDMYDLEKKLQESSSARIRLIATDGVFSMDGNIAPLPEICALAKKYNALVFVDECHATGVLGKTGRGTEEHFNLNGKVDIINSTLGKALGGAAGGYTTAKSELVDLLRQKSRPYLFSNALPPAVVACGIKALDILTENSRLVNTLQENTKKFRSAMKAAGMNIIGDDHPICPVMVAEENQATLMANKMLDRGIYVIGFTYPVVPKNKARVRVQISAAHSEQDIIKAVESFKEVAHELSTL encoded by the exons ATGTATCGCTCAG tcataaacaaattatttctggaaGCGGAAAACGCATGCAAGATATACAGCCAAAAATGCAGTGCTTGGGCTGCTACAAAAGTACTGATTGATTCTCAATTGGACGGTATCAAAGAAGCTAAAACTTACAAAAGTGAAAGAATCATAGTGTCCAAACAAGCAGCTCACATAAAAGTCAAAGGTGACACAAGATCAGTAATCAATTTTTGTGCTAATAACTATCTAGGATTATCT AGTGATCCAGACATAATTGAAGCCGGGAAAAAAGCTCTAGATGAATATGGAGCTGGCCTAAGTTCGGTTCGTTTCATCTGCGGAACACAG GATTTGCACAAgcaaatggaaaagaaaattgccCAGTTTCATGGCCGCGAAGATTGTATAATCTATCCGAGTTGTTTCGACGCGAATGCAGGATTATTCGAAGCATTTTTAACATCAGAAGACGCTGTTCTGTCAGATGAACTGAATCATGCTTCAATTATTGATGGGATAAGGCTATGCAAGGctcaaaaatatagatatagacACAGAGATATGTACG ATTTGGAGAAGAAACTGCAAGAAAGTTCTTCGGCACGTATAAGATTAATTGCTACAGATGGAGTTTTTAGCATGGACGGAAATATTGCGCCTCTGCC AGAAATTTGCGCTCTGGCTAAAAAATACAATGCACTGGTATTTGTGGATGAATGCCATGCAACAGGTGTACTAGGAAAAACTGGAAG AGGAACAGAGGAGCATTTTAATTTGAACGGAAAAGTCGATATAATCAATTCTACTTTGGGAAAAGCTTTAGGAGGAGCAGCAG GTGGTTACACAACCGCTAAATCGGAACTGGTGGATTTACTACGTCAGAAATCACGCCCTTATTTGTTTTCCAATGCACTGCCTCCTGCTGTAGTCGCCTGTGGTATTAAG gCCCTGGATATACTCACTGAGAACTCAAGACTCGTCAACACTTTGCAAGAGAACACGAAAAAATTCAGATCTGCAATGAAAGCTGCTGGAATGAATATAATC GGCGATGATCATCCTATTTGCCCTGTTATGGTGGCAGAAGAAAACCAAGCAACATTGATGGCAAATAAAATGCTTG ataggGGCATCTATGTCATAGGCTTTACTTATCCAGTTGTTCCTAAAA ATAAAGCAAGAGTCCGGGTTCAAATATCGGCTGCACATTCTGAACAAGATATAATTAAAGCTGTGGAATCATTTAAAGAAGTAGCACATGAACTTAGCActctttaa
- the LOC129960891 gene encoding ribonuclease P protein subunit p25-like protein, which yields MATKSVLSEHYEKGEVTVKDKDPKADFKHLPENILVVRVKRGSKVKNIMGFVEKTLKDENNRQLVFSGCGDAIEKTITCVEITKTKFKGLHQITKLSVLSVLEFWEPKQPELDRLQVTREIPTVSILLSKDQLDSNELGYQAPSSKDKSPKKSFKRKKTDQRPKNQAEGENSVREKVVEAET from the exons atggctACTAAATCTGTGT tatctGAGCATTATGAAAAAGGAGAAGTGACCGTTAAAGATAAAGATCCGAAAGCTGATTTCAAACATTTGCCTGAAAATATCTTGGTAGTGAGAGTGAAACGAGGCAGCAAAGTCAAGAATATAATGGGATTTGTTGAAAAAACTCTTAAG gatgAAAATAACAGGCAGTTAGTATTTTCTGGTTGTGGAGATGCTATTGAAAAGACAATAACTTGTGTTGAAAtcactaaaacaaaatttaaa ggTTTACATCAAATTACTAAACTAAGTGTTCTGAG tgttCTGGAATTTTGGGAACCAAAGCAACCTGAGCTTGACAGGTTACAAGTCACTAGAGAAATACCTACTGTATCTATTTTACTTTCTAAGGACCAATTAGATTCAAATGAACTTGG ctATCAAGCTCCTAGTAGTAAAGATAAGTCtccaaagaaaagttttaaaagaaagaaaacagaccAGAGGCCCAAAAATCAGGCAGAAGGTGAGAATTCTGTGAGAGAAAAAGTTGTTGAAGCAGAAACATGA